From bacterium:
ACGGCTCTCTTTGTGCGCCGTGCGCTTGTTACACCACCTGCAATATTTCTTATATTCCACGCGGCCCGACTGCTTGCGCTTGTTCTTGTCCGTCGAATAGTTGCGGCG
This genomic window contains:
- the rpmG gene encoding 50S ribosomal protein L33, with the translated sequence MRDLVILECTECKRRNYSTDKNKRKQSGRVEYKKYCRWCNKRTAHKESR